In Desulfuromonas acetexigens, the genomic stretch CAAGCCGATCCTCGAAGCCACCGGGCTGCCGCTGGAGGCTTTCAGCTTCTTTTCCGCCCTGAGCAAAGAGGGCCGGGAGGATATCTGGGAGCGGATCGAAGACGCCCTGGAACTCCCTGGCCGGAAAACGGTCGAAGACGGTTCTGCGGAGAACTGAGCCCGGCGGCAGGTGGCCCCACGGAGAAACCATGCCTTTGACGCCGCGGAGCGGCCGAAGGGAGTGACGGATGAAACGACTCTGGGAAGAATTTCGCATCGCCGGCGGCTTTCTGACTGTTTTTCCGGTGGCCGACGATCTCTCCGGGGATCCGGAACGCCTCGGGCGCAGCATGGCCTTTTGGCCCGCCATCGGCCTGCTCATGGGGTTGGGACTGGTGGCCATGGATCAGGCCCTGACGTCCCTCATCCCCCGGGCGGTGGTCGACAGTCTGCTGGTGCTGACGATGATCGCCATCACCGGGGCGATCCATCTCGACGGTATCGCCGACCTCAGCGACGGTCTGGCCCGGGGCAAGGATCGCGAGGGGGTCTTGCGCATCATGAAGGAAAGCCGGGTCGGCGCGATCGGGGTGATCAGCCTGGTCATGGTGCTGCTGCTCAAGTATGTGATCCTGCATAACGTGCCGGTGCAGCTCAAGACCCAGGTTCTGATCTTTATGCCGATGGCCGGGCGCTGGACACAGGTGCTGCTCGCCGCGTTCAACAACTGCATCCGCTCCGGTACCAGAGCCGGCGGGGAGTTTGTCGACTACGTCGGCAAGCGCGAGTTTTTTATCGCTTCGGCGACCTTCGCTGTGGCGACCCTGGTTCTCTTCGCACTGCAGGGGTTGGTGGTACTGCTCATCTTCGGCCTGGTTGGAGTGCTGCTGCTGCGTTATTTCCAGCATCGGCTGGGGGGTGTTACCGGCGATGTTCTCGGGGCGGGGAACGAAGTCATGGAGATCTTTGCCCTGCTGCTGATTCATCTGCTCCGGCACGCATGACGGGCGACATGACCAGCGCACCCACCCGCATCCACCTCATCCGCCACGGCCAGGTCGTGGGGTTTGAAGATAAACGCTACAACGGCCAGGGGGATGTGCCGCTCACCGCCGAAGGGCTGGCCCAGTACCGGGCGCTGCTCCCCCGTCTGGAGAGTTGCCCGCTGCGCGCCGTCTACAGCAGCGATCTGAGCCGCTGCCTGCAAGGGGCGCAACTCCTTGCCGCGTCCCACGGCCTGACTCCGATGGCGACCGCCGAGCTGCGTGAGCTGCATATCGGCGAATGGGAAGGGCTGACCTGGAAGGAGTTGCAGGCTCGCTATCCACAGGAATGGCAGGCGCGCCTTGCCGACATCGTCCACTACCGGGTTCCGGGCGGGGAAACCCTCCTCGATCTCGCGGCGCGACTGCGCCCGGCCCTGCGCCGCATCCTCGACCGGCATCCCGGGGAAGAGGTGCTGGTGGTGGGGCACGGCGGCGTCAACCGGGTTCTCCTTCTCGACGCCATCGGCGCCCCCCTCGACCGGCTTTTCCGCATCGAACAGAATTACGGCTGTCACAATATCATCGACTACTCTCCCGACGGCACCGCCGTGGTGAAGCTGCTCAACGGCTAGTTTTGAGCCGCTTGCGGATCTTGGCGAAATTCCCGGGGCCTGCTTTCCCGCGGCAAGGCCTTCGCAACTCTCTTTAAATCGTCCTGAAAAAGAGCTCGTCATGAAGACCGCCATCCTCCTTTTGGGCCACGGTTCCCGGGCCGCCGGAGCCAACGACACCCTTTCTGCCATTGCCTCCCTGGTCAAAGCTGAAACGGGCGCCGCGCTTGTCGAAGTCGCTTTTCTTCCACCCCATACCCCCGGTATCGAGGCGGGGATCGACCGCTGCGTCGCGCAAGGGGCGGCGCGCATCCTGCTCTCGCCTTATTTTCTCTACGCCGGTGCCCATGTGCTCCAGGACCTCCCCGAGCAGATCGAGCAGGCGCGCATGCGCCATCCCGGGCTGGAGATGATTCTTGGGAAGCCGCTGGGCGTCCATCCCAAGCTGGCCGAGATCGTGCGCGAGCGCATCGACGCGGCGTTGCAGATGGTCGGCTGGAGCCTCTGAATGGGCCTGCCACCGGTCTTGACGAAGCCTCGGCGAAAACGCTAGAGTGTGCCCAGCTTTCTGGGAACGTCTTTGAAAAAGAATGGTCTTCTCCTTCGCCGAAAAGATGTGGCGAAAGGGATTCGCACGTGTCGGCAGAGCCCCCTGATTTTTGAGAGGAGCGGGATATCATGAACAAGATTTACGTCATCGGCGCTGGTGTCGAAGGGCACGAGGGTTTCAGCCGCCGGGCCCTGGAACTGATCTCCCAGGTCTCCCTCCTCTGTGGCGGTGAGCGGCATCTGCGCCTCTTCCCCGATTTCGTCGGGGAAAAGCTGGAAATCGACAGCAATCTCTCGCGCCTGGTGGAGCGTCTCCTTGCCCGCAAGGGACCGGCGGTAGTCCTCTCTTCCGGTGACCCTCTTTTCTTCGGCATCGGTCGCATCCTGCTGCGCAATCTCAACCGCGACGAACTGGAATTTGTTCCCAACGTCAGCTCGGTCCAGTACGCCTTCGCCAAGATCAAGGAGCCCTGGGACGATGCGGTCTTCGTTTCGGCTCAAGGCCGGGGGCTCAAGGGGGCGGTGGATCGCATCGTCGCCAACGACAAGGCCGCGGTTCTCACCGATGAGGTCAATACCCCGGCGGCGATCGCCGCCGAACTGATCGAACGCGGCCGCGACGGCTACACTGCCTGGCTCTGTGAAAATCTCGGTGGCGCCGACGAACGCATCCGCAATCTCTCCCTTCCCGAACTGCTGCGGCTTTCCTCCTCTCCCCTCAACGTCCTGATCCTCATCAAGGAATACGAAGGGGAAGGGGAGGAATACGTACCGACCCTCGGTATCCCCGACGAGGAATTCGCCAGTCTCAAGAAACACATCACCCGGGAAGAGATCCGGGTCGTGACCCTGGCCAAGCTCAAGTTGCGGCACGATATGTGCCTGTGGGACGTGGGCGCCGGCAGTGGTTCGGTGAGTATCGAGGCCGATCATCTGCTCCCCAACGGCCGCATCTTTGCCATGGAGCGCAACGAGCAGTGCCTCGCCTTTCTCAAGCAGAACCTCAACAAGTTCCACACCCGCCACGTCACCCTCGTTCCCGGCGAGGCCCCCGACTGTTTCGAGGATCTGCCCGATCCCGACCGGGTCTTCATCGGCGGCTCGGGGGGGAATCTCTTCCGCATCCTCGAAGCCGTCGACACCCGGCTCCCCGCCGAAGGGCGCATCGTCATCAACGCCATCACCCTGGAAACCCTCACCGCCGCCACCGAGTTCTTCGAGAACGCCGGCTATCAGGTCGAGGTCACAACCATCAACATCGCCCGCACCCGGCCGCTGACCGAGTACAAGATGTTCGAGGCCTATAACCCGGTCTACATCATCGTCGGCGAAAAGGGTTAAGGGCGCTGGCCAAGGATAAAGACGTGAAAGAAAAGGCCGCCAATGACCCAACGGGGCTTTCGCCTTCCGGGGAGAATCCGGAAATCACGCCCCTTGTCGCCGAACTGCGCGGACTTATCCACTCCGCCCGGCACGCCGTCGCGACCAGGGTCAACACCCTGCAGGTCTTGACCAATTTCGAGATCGGGCGGCGGATCGTTGAGCATGAGCAGCAGGGGGCGGAGCGGGCCGAATATGGGAAATCGCTGCTGAAAGAATTGTCGGCAAGATTGACTGAAGAGTTCGGGACCGGGTTTTCTTTGACCAACCTGAAATTGATGCGGCAGTTTTTCATCGAATACCAGAACCGAATTGGTCAGGCACTGCCTGACCCATTTACATTTCAAAAAACTGGTCAGACAGCGACTGACCAGTTGATGGGAGTTGGGCATATCCCTGAGCAGGCGGTGATTTCCGAAAAGCTTTTATGGAAATCGCCGTTTACTTTAAGTTGGACGCATTATGTATTGCTCCTCACGGTCAAGAATCCTGATGAGCGCAGTTTTTACGAAATCGAAGCTTTTCAGTCGGACTGGTCTTTACGTGAGTTGAAACGCCAGATCTCGTCCGGCCTTTATGAGCGACTCGCCCTCAGTCGAGACAAGGAAGGCCTTCGCCGCCTTGCCAACGAAGGGCAGGTCATCGTCAAGCCCGAGGATCTGCTCAAGGAACCTTATGTCCTCGAATTCCTCGGCCTCGACGAGAAGTCGGAGTATTCCGAGTCCGACCTGGAGAGTGCCATCATCGACCGACTCGAACAGTTTTTGCTTGAACTCGGCAAGGGGTTTCTTTTCGAGGCCCGGCAGAAGCGTTTTACTTTCGATGAAGATCATTTTTTCGTCGATCTCGTCTTCTACAACCGGTTGCTGCGCTGCTACGTGCTGATCGATCTCAAGCTTGACAAGCTCAACCACCAGGACCTGGGGCAGATGCAGATGTATGTGAATTATTTCGACCGGCAGGTGAAGACTCCCGAGGAAAATCCCACCATCGGCGTCCTTCTCTGCAAGCGAAAGAAAGACGCGATCGTCGAATTGACCCTTCCGGCCGACGCCAATATCCATGCTCGCGAGTATCAGCTTTATCTTCCTTCTAAAGAGTTGCTGCGCCAGAAGTTGATGGACTGGGCACGGGAGGAGGCACAATAGGACCGGATCCGGTTTGTTTGCAGGGTCCGTGAAAACGCCGAAGCCCGGCACCCGAAAATTTTCTCACCTATTTGGGAGTCTGCTTTGAATCTCGCCATTGTCGCCATCACCGATGCGGGGGCGCGGTTGGTCCGGCGAATCGCCGCCCGGGTCGGCGATTGCGCCTTTTATCTGCCGGAGAGGTTGCGGGAAACGGACGGCGGGCACTATTTCGAGACGCCGTTGGGCGAGGTTTTGCCGGAGCTTTTTGCGCGCCATCGGGAACTGGTCTGTCTTTTGCCGATGGGGGTTGTGGTCCGCCTGCTCGCCCCCCACCTGCGCGGCAAGGCCCTCGACCCGGCGGTGGTGGTGATGGACGAAGCGGGGAATTTCGCCGTCAGCCTTCTGGCCGGCCATCGCGGCGAGGGGAACGCGCTGGCGCGGAAAATGGCGGGGATCACCGGCGGGCGGGCGGTCGTCACCACTTCCGGCGATGGCGACGGCCCGTCGACCTGGGATGAGGCGGCCCGTCAGGCGGGTCTGGTACTGGAACCGGCGGCCAACCTGAAAAATCTCAATGATCTGTTGCTGCATGGGGAACGGATCGCCCTGGTTGACCGGCGGGGGCGCATCGCCCACGATTTCATCGAAGTCCCTGGTGTGGAGCTTGCGGAAACCTTCAGCGCCGCCCTCAACAGTGGCGCGGCGGGGATGGTCTTCGTCACCCATCGGCTGGTGCCCAATCTCGACCGGATACCGAACCTGCTCTTGCTGCGCCCTCGGGATCTGGTGCTGGGTATCGGCTGCAGCCGGAATGTCTCGGCCGAGGAGATCGAGCGGGCGGTGAGGTGGGAGTTGGAGCGGGCCTTTCTGGCGCTGCCGAGCGTGGCCTGTCTGGCGACCAACGCCGAGGGGGCCGAGGAACCCGGGCTCTGCGAGTTTGCCCGGCGCTTCGAACTGCCGATCGAAAGTTGCGAGACCGCCACTTCCGGTGGCGGGTGCTTTTCCTTAGATGCGCGGTCGGGGGGGATGGGGGATTGTGAAGCGGCAGCCCTTTTTTCGTCCCGGGGCGGTCGTTTGCTGGTGGCCAAGAAGAAGCATGGTCAGGTGATTTTGGCGATCGCGTCAAAAAACGATTCCGGCGGGGGATGATCTTTCGCGGCGCCGATTCCGGTCTTTGCCACGATTAATCCCGACCGGCCTGGAGGAACGATGGACTGGCTGATTCCGGCGGCTTTCGCCCTTGACCTGCTGCTCGGCGATCCTCATGGTATGCCCCATCCGGTGGTGCTCATTGGCGCCATCATCAATCGCCTGGAAATCCTCCTCGCCGGCCTTTTCAGTAATCGTCGTCTGGCCGGAACGCTGCTGGCTGCTTTGACCCTGCTGGTGACGGCAGGGCTCGCCTGGGGCCTGTTGCGTTTGGCGGCGGAGATCCATCCCCTGCTCGGTCTGGCCGTCGGCGTCTGGCTGGCCTACACGACCCTGGCCCTGCGCGCCCTGCATCGGCTGAGCCGTGAGGTGGTTCGTTTTGTCGAGCAGAAGCGGCTGGCCGAGGCGCGGCGCGCCCTGTCGCTCATCGTTGGACGGGAAACCGCGACCCTCGACGAGGAAGGGATTCTGCGCGCCTGCATCGAAACGGTCGCGGAAAACACCTCGAGCGCCGTGGTCGCTCCGCTCTTCTATCTGGCCGTCGGCGGTCCGGTCCTGGCCCTGCTCCATAAGGCGGCGGGGACCCTCGATGCCATGGTCGGCTACCGCGACGACCGCTATCGCGAACTCGGCTGGGCCTCGGCCCGTCTCGACGATCTTTTCAACCTGCTTCCGGCCCGTCTGACCGGCATGCTCATGGCCCTGGCGGCACCTTTCTGCGGACTCGGAGGCTGCCGGGCCTGGCGCGTCATGCTCCGTGACGCCCGCAAGCACGCCAGCCCCAATGCCGGTTTTCCCGAGGCAGCCATGGCCGGCGCTCTCGGTGTGCGCCTCGGCGGCCCGGCTGTCTATTTCGGTCGGCGGGTCGAGAAGCCGACCCTGGGGGACGATGCCCGGCCGGTGACTGTCAAAGACTACTACGGCGCCCTGCGGCTGACCTATCTCACCGCCTTTCTGGCCCTTGGGCTGGCGGTCTGGCTGGTTTATCTCGCGGGATAAAAACGGTTTTTCCTCTTGTTCGCTCGGCGCCTTTGTGACGGTGGCGGACGTAAACTGTCGGTTCCGACTTTTTCTATGAACAGGATTTCCCCGGGAGAGGGGCCATGGATCAATTGACTCTGATAGAGCGTTTTCGCGAGAACGAAGAGCTGGCCCGCAAGTTCCACGAGGTGGAAAGCAAC encodes the following:
- a CDS encoding sirohydrochlorin chelatase; its protein translation is MKTAILLLGHGSRAAGANDTLSAIASLVKAETGAALVEVAFLPPHTPGIEAGIDRCVAQGAARILLSPYFLYAGAHVLQDLPEQIEQARMRHPGLEMILGKPLGVHPKLAEIVRERIDAALQMVGWSL
- a CDS encoding PDDEXK nuclease domain-containing protein; this encodes MKEKAANDPTGLSPSGENPEITPLVAELRGLIHSARHAVATRVNTLQVLTNFEIGRRIVEHEQQGAERAEYGKSLLKELSARLTEEFGTGFSLTNLKLMRQFFIEYQNRIGQALPDPFTFQKTGQTATDQLMGVGHIPEQAVISEKLLWKSPFTLSWTHYVLLLTVKNPDERSFYEIEAFQSDWSLRELKRQISSGLYERLALSRDKEGLRRLANEGQVIVKPEDLLKEPYVLEFLGLDEKSEYSESDLESAIIDRLEQFLLELGKGFLFEARQKRFTFDEDHFFVDLVFYNRLLRCYVLIDLKLDKLNHQDLGQMQMYVNYFDRQVKTPEENPTIGVLLCKRKKDAIVELTLPADANIHAREYQLYLPSKELLRQKLMDWAREEAQ
- the cobS gene encoding adenosylcobinamide-GDP ribazoletransferase produces the protein MKRLWEEFRIAGGFLTVFPVADDLSGDPERLGRSMAFWPAIGLLMGLGLVAMDQALTSLIPRAVVDSLLVLTMIAITGAIHLDGIADLSDGLARGKDREGVLRIMKESRVGAIGVISLVMVLLLKYVILHNVPVQLKTQVLIFMPMAGRWTQVLLAAFNNCIRSGTRAGGEFVDYVGKREFFIASATFAVATLVLFALQGLVVLLIFGLVGVLLLRYFQHRLGGVTGDVLGAGNEVMEIFALLLIHLLRHA
- the cobC gene encoding alpha-ribazole phosphatase; the protein is MTSAPTRIHLIRHGQVVGFEDKRYNGQGDVPLTAEGLAQYRALLPRLESCPLRAVYSSDLSRCLQGAQLLAASHGLTPMATAELRELHIGEWEGLTWKELQARYPQEWQARLADIVHYRVPGGETLLDLAARLRPALRRILDRHPGEEVLVVGHGGVNRVLLLDAIGAPLDRLFRIEQNYGCHNIIDYSPDGTAVVKLLNG
- the cbiE gene encoding precorrin-6y C5,15-methyltransferase (decarboxylating) subunit CbiE, encoding MNKIYVIGAGVEGHEGFSRRALELISQVSLLCGGERHLRLFPDFVGEKLEIDSNLSRLVERLLARKGPAVVLSSGDPLFFGIGRILLRNLNRDELEFVPNVSSVQYAFAKIKEPWDDAVFVSAQGRGLKGAVDRIVANDKAAVLTDEVNTPAAIAAELIERGRDGYTAWLCENLGGADERIRNLSLPELLRLSSSPLNVLILIKEYEGEGEEYVPTLGIPDEEFASLKKHITREEIRVVTLAKLKLRHDMCLWDVGAGSGSVSIEADHLLPNGRIFAMERNEQCLAFLKQNLNKFHTRHVTLVPGEAPDCFEDLPDPDRVFIGGSGGNLFRILEAVDTRLPAEGRIVINAITLETLTAATEFFENAGYQVEVTTINIARTRPLTEYKMFEAYNPVYIIVGEKG
- a CDS encoding cobalt-precorrin 5A hydrolase, whose translation is MNLAIVAITDAGARLVRRIAARVGDCAFYLPERLRETDGGHYFETPLGEVLPELFARHRELVCLLPMGVVVRLLAPHLRGKALDPAVVVMDEAGNFAVSLLAGHRGEGNALARKMAGITGGRAVVTTSGDGDGPSTWDEAARQAGLVLEPAANLKNLNDLLLHGERIALVDRRGRIAHDFIEVPGVELAETFSAALNSGAAGMVFVTHRLVPNLDRIPNLLLLRPRDLVLGIGCSRNVSAEEIERAVRWELERAFLALPSVACLATNAEGAEEPGLCEFARRFELPIESCETATSGGGCFSLDARSGGMGDCEAAALFSSRGGRLLVAKKKHGQVILAIASKNDSGGG
- the cbiB gene encoding adenosylcobinamide-phosphate synthase CbiB translates to MDWLIPAAFALDLLLGDPHGMPHPVVLIGAIINRLEILLAGLFSNRRLAGTLLAALTLLVTAGLAWGLLRLAAEIHPLLGLAVGVWLAYTTLALRALHRLSREVVRFVEQKRLAEARRALSLIVGRETATLDEEGILRACIETVAENTSSAVVAPLFYLAVGGPVLALLHKAAGTLDAMVGYRDDRYRELGWASARLDDLFNLLPARLTGMLMALAAPFCGLGGCRAWRVMLRDARKHASPNAGFPEAAMAGALGVRLGGPAVYFGRRVEKPTLGDDARPVTVKDYYGALRLTYLTAFLALGLAVWLVYLAG